Proteins from a genomic interval of Yarrowia lipolytica chromosome 1E, complete sequence:
- a CDS encoding mitochondrial 37S ribosomal protein bS6m (Compare to YALI0E00220g, similar to Saccharomyces cerevisiae MRP17 (YKL003C); ancestral locus Anc_2.508, similar to uniprot|P28778 Saccharomyces cerevisiae YKL003c MRP17 ribosomal protein of the small subunit mitochondrial) — MLYELVGIASVTPAHAAAKQAVTQIGRMIIGNRGVVRLIECWRFKPLPQIMKAQQKSYVVGDYFYMKFDCSPGAQGEIMRAVQADPRLIRTFCVKLNEKSSKTLI, encoded by the exons ATGCTCTACGAACTCGTTGGAATCGCATCGGTGACTCCGGCACACGCGGCCGCCAAGCAGGCCGTCACCCAGATCGGCCGAATGATCATCGGCAACAGAGGCGTGGTCCGCCTCATTGAGTGCTGGCGATTCAAGCCCCTGCCCCAGATCATGAAGGCCCAGCAGAAGAGCTACGTGGTCGGCGACTACTTCTACATGAAGTTCGACTGTTCTCCCGGAGCCCAGGGCGAAATCATGCGAGCTGTCCAGGCTGACCCCCGTTTGATTCGAACCTTTTGCGTCAAGCTGAATGAGAA atcCAGCAAAACCCTCATCTAG
- a CDS encoding uncharacterized protein (Compare to YALI0E00198g, some similarities with uniprot|P12754 Saccharomyces cerevisiae YGR083c GCD2 translation initiation factor eIF2B 71 kDa (delta)subunit, similar to Saccharomyces cerevisiae GCD2 (YGR083C); ancestral locus Anc_3.413), producing MSELTPAQLKAQKKAAKAAKRAASKEASGQAPTRDPREAKKEQQQAAAKEGGSSSNTGNNSNNTQGGSNQSSASASSKEDRTRASRPALFGHLEKAGKVTAADAGKDVHPEVITLALRYSSYQIVGSSDRARTLLQAFQRVIADYETPEGTTLSRNLTTHLGHQIDFVISARPLSVSMGNAIRWLKQEISVVSIDMSDQAAKDMLVEKIDEYIKEKIDVSGSVIVESAVNDIADGDTVLTFAHSEVVENTFIAAHQAGKRFKIIVVDSRPLHEGRKLARDLSARGIECIYILVSALAHVLDDVSRVFLGAHAMLSNGALLSRVGSALIATAAKRKNIPVIVLCESMKFSDRVQLDSVTLNELAFPEMLANTYISDKKKLPEDKAKTSLKYLNLCYDLTPAANLTKIITELGHLPPSAVPVIMREYKSAYTM from the coding sequence ATGTCAGAACTTACACCCGCTCAGCTTAAGGCACAGAAGAaggccgccaaggccgccaagCGTGCGGCTTCCAAGGAGGCATCGGGCCAGGCTCCTACTCGAGATCCACgagaggccaagaaggaacAGCAACAGGCCGCAGCCAAGGAGGGAGGCTCATCTTCAAACACCGGAAACAACAGCAATAACACACAAGGCGGAAGCAATCAATCGTCCGCCTCTGCATCGTCCAAGGAGGATCGAACCCGGGCTTCCAGACCCGCTTTGTTTGGGCACCTTGAGAAGGCAGGAAAGGTGACTGCAGCGGATGCTGGCAAGGACGTGCATCCCGAGGTGATCACCTTGGCACTCCGGTACTCGTCGTATCAGATTGTGGGCTCTTCTGACCGAGCCCGAACTCTTCTGCAGGCCTTCCAGCGGGTTATTGCTGACTACGAGACTCCCGAGGGAACTACACTGTCTCGAAACCTCACTACACATCTTGGTCACCAGATTGATTTTGTCATTTCTGCACGACCGTTGTCTGTGTCCATGGGTAATGCCATTCGGTGGCTCAAGCAGGAAATTTCTGTGGTGAGCATTGACATGTCCGATCAGGCTGCCAAAGACatgctggtggagaagattgacgagtacatcaaggagaagatcgATGTGAGTGGATCCGTCATCGTGGAGAGCGCCGTCAACGACATTGCCGACGGTGACACCGTCCTCACTTTTGCACATtccgaggtggtggagaacaCCTTCATTGCTGCTCACCAGGCCGGTAAGCGGTTCAAGATCATTGTGGTCGACTCCCGACCTCTGCATGAGGGCCGAAAGCTGGCTCGAGATCTGTCTGCCCGGGGCATTGAGTGCATCTACATTCTGGTTTCGGCACTGGCTCATGTTCTGGACGACGTTTCTCGAGTCTTTCTGGGAGCCCATGCCATGCTTTCTAACGGCGCTCTGCTTTCGCGTGTCGGCTCTGCCCTCATCGCCACTGCTGCCAAGCGAAAGAACATCCCCGTGATCGTCCTATGCGAGTCCATGAAGTTCTCTGACCGAGTCCAGCTCGATTCTGTCACTCTCAACGAGCTGGCCTTCCCCGAAATGCTGGCAAACACCTACATCAgtgacaagaagaagcttCCTGAagacaaggccaagaccTCGCTCAAGTACCTCAATCTGTGCTACGATCTGACTCCTGCCGCAAATCTCACCAAGATTATCACCGAGCTGGGTCATCTGCCTCCCTCGGCCGTTCCCGTCATCATGCGAGAATACAAGTCCGCTTACACTATGTAG
- a CDS encoding uncharacterized protein (Compare to YALI0E00264g, similar to uniprot|P46367 Saccharomyces cerevisiae YOR374w ALD4 aldehyde dehydrogenase mitochondrial possible transmembrane segment), translated as MLRRITLNQFKGGLRRLSTLTPVKNEPLTLPNGAKYEQPVGLFINGEFVKSQSGKRFETENPTTETPIISVYEAGEADANAAVEAAKNAFKNWGFKTAPSERGVLLNKLADLIERDLDLISAIETTDNGKVFAQAQGDVALVVKVLRYYAGFADKIGGDLVQTNDGFFNYTRKEPLGVCGQIIPWNFPLLMWAWKIAPALTTGNTVVLKTAESTPLSALYACKLSQEAGFPKGVLNVVSGYGPVGGVLSAHPDIKKIAFTGSTATGKQVAKTALTSNLKKTTMELGGKSPNIIFDDANLEDALSAAALGIFFNSGEVCCAGSRLFVQAGVYDQVVEAFKKKAESVKVGDPFDPNSLQGPQQNKNQFKKILGYIEQGQKEGAHLLCGGSAQAGPNKGYFIQPTVFTDVNNDMSIVREEIFGPVLTITKFNTVDEVIDMANDSEYGLAAGIHTTDINKAHYVAENIASGTIWVNCYNAFHEAVPFGGYKQSGFGKEMGRDGLENYLQTKAVRVKLDERKWADKQ; from the coding sequence ATGCTCCGACGAATCACTCTCAACCAGTTTAAGGGCGGCCTGCGACGGCTGTCCACCCTTACCCCCGTCAAGAACGAACCTCTGACCCTGCCCAACGGCGCCAAGTACGAGCAGCCCGTCGGTCTCTTCATCAACGGCGAGTTCGTCAAGTCTCAGTCCGGAAAGCGATTCGAGACCGAGAACCCCACCACCGAGACCCCCATCATCTCCGTTTACGAGGCTGGTGAGGCTGATGCCAACGCAGCTgtcgaggctgccaagaatGCCTTCAAGAACTGGGGCTTCAAGACCGCTCCTTCCGAGCGAGGAGtcctgctcaacaagctcgCTGATCTCATTGAGCGAGATCTCGACCTCATTTCTGCCATTGAGACCACCGACAACGGTAAGGTCTTTGCCCAGGCCCAGGGTGACGTCGCCCTCGTCGTCAAGGTGCTCCGATACTACGCTGGATTTGCCGACAAGATTGGCGGCGACCTCGTCCAGACCAACGACGGCTTCTTCAACTACACCCGAAAGGAGCCTCTCGGAGTGTGTGGCCAGATCATCCCCTGGAACTTCCCTCTGCTCATGTGGGCCTGGAAGATTGCCCCCGCTCTGACCACTGGTAACACCGTGGTTCTTAAGACCGCCGAGTCCACCCCTCTGTCCGCCCTGTACGCCTGTAAGCTCTCCCAGGAGGCTGGCTTCCCCAAGGGTGTTCTCAACGTTGTGTCCGGTTATGGCCCCGTTGGAGGCGTTCTGTCCGCCCACCCCgacatcaagaagattgCTTTCACCGGCTCCACCGCCACTGGTAAGCAGGTTGCTAAGACCGCCCTGacctccaacctcaagaagaccaCCATGGAGCTCGGTGGTAAGTCCCCCAACATTATCTTCGACGACGCCAACCTCGAGGACGCTCTTTCTGCCGCCGCTCTCGGTatcttcttcaactccGGAGAGGTCTGCTGCGCCGGCTCTCGACTCTTTGTCCAAGCCGGTGTCTACGACCAGGTTGTCGAGGccttcaagaagaaggctgagTCCGTCAAGGTCGGTGATCCCTTCGACCCCAACTCTCTCCAGGGTCCCCAGCAGAACAAGAACCAGTTCAAGAAGATTCTGGGATACATTGAGCAGGGCCAGAAGGAGGGCGCCCATCTCCTGTGTGGAGGATCTGCCCAGGCCGGTCCTAACAAGGGATACTTCATCCAGCCCACCGTTTTCACCGACGTGAACAACGATATGTCCATTGTGCGAGAGGAGATTTTCGGCCCCGTCCtgaccatcaccaagtTCAACACCGTTGACGAAGTGATTGACATGGCCAACGACTCCGAGTACGGTCTTGCCGCTGGTATCCACACCACTGATATCAACAAGGCCCACTATGTTGCTGAGAACATTGCCTCCGGTACCATCTGGGTCAACTGCTACAACGCCTTCCACGAGGCCGTTCCCTTTGGAGGATACAAGCAGTCTGGTTTCGGTAAGGAGATGGGTCGAGATGGTCTTGAGAACTACCTCCAGACCAAGGCAGTTCGAGTCAAGCTTGATGAGCGAAAGTGGGCTGACAAGCAGTGA
- a CDS encoding uncharacterized protein (Compare to YALI0E00176g, similar to uniprot|P19524 Saccharomyces cerevisiae YOR326w MYO2 myosin heavy chain), with product MAISYEPGIRCWIRDEKEGWVGAEVVDQKTDGEKVTINLTLENGEEKSVETSVSVLKSSAEVPQLPLRNPPILESTEDLTSLSYLNEPSVLHAIRTRYQMLNIYTYSGIVLIATNPFQRVDNLYTPDIIQAYAGKTRGELEPHLFAIAEDAYRCMLRDKKDQTIVVSGESGAGKTVSAKYIMRYFATVEDPLAPRKRDVSQGDSLSHVEEQILATNPIMEAFGNAKTTRNDNSSRFGKYLEINFNKDVDIVGARIRTFLLERSRLVFQPATERNYHIFYQLVKGASPELAKALGVEGGVPAFRYLNQGGNDTIEGVDDSEEFKLTGASLETIGIAKPEQESLWNILAGILHIGNIEIGQTRQDAVLSSDEPSLIKACELLQIDPVQFAKWITKKQIVTRADKIVSNQTHKQSLVVRDSVSKHIYTSLFDWLVSELNGGLCDPKVQEQVETFIGVLDIFGFEHFKKNSFEQFCINYANEKLQQEFNQHVFKLEQDEYVQEEINWTFIDFSDNQPCIDLIEAKLGILSLLDEESRLPAGSDDGWCTKLYQQLDNPQNKHFKKPRFGNTSFVVAHYAQDVNYEAEGFVEKNRDAVPDEHLEVLMATKNDFLKNILDVAANIAAENAPAAPTKPGLRAPKKPTLGRIFKGSLIDLMTTINSTNVHYIRCIKPNEEKAAWSFSAPIVLSQLRACGVLETIRISCAGFPSRWSYEEFISRYYMLVPSAEWASMEVRDLCNLILEKTIKEEDKFQLGKTKIFFRAGMLAYLERLRSDRLNECAIVIQKNVRKRFYRQKYLDTRQSIIAAQTLFRAHIARERFQELRKEQAAVKIQSAWRGFSGRRDFKQQREGIVRLQAIFRGVLVRRNIQEVAHKGAALTIQRNFRGYVARKEYRNKLQNIVLIQSLIRRRQAKQQLKQLKVEAKSEKHFKEVQYRLENKVVELTQSLTAKRDENKKLLAEMDMLNARSAAATAKSTENSSRVEELENAAEEKERAHQEEVQTMELKLAALDKQYQASVAQLTELEDANAALKQELEAKTKEVADKIEATNVHIDTNKSLSEQLEQAKHEIEKLKQNGVVASDMASVSPVRGTPGTAMNAKRRNIKRRSLTSAGIVDGAAAFTPRPSAAGAAAGAAMGAAAGANAEQMMASLGVNGQIEQLLESQSDELYDEVIEGLIHKLNIPIPHTSDDQFLPREVLFPAHILNLITSEMWRLGFIKESERFLARVMEAIQKHILELSGEAVIYPGAFWLSNVHEIMSFVCLAQANIAQNVDIMDEMGEYEFQQYGRLVHVVKADLENLEFNIYHTWMKELKKLLDKMIVPAIVLSQALPGFMTTDSNGRFLAKMFTSNVSYSMDDLLNLFNKVYKAMTCYFNEKHSVRQSLMELLSMIGVKAFNDLLMRKNFLSWKRGLQINYNITRIEEWCKSHDIADGVVKLEHLMQSAKLLQLKKSTLEDIEIIYDICWILTPSQIHRLIGQYLSADYEAPISSEIMNTISEKVKLEKNAVLLLETSPLEDSGPFEICEPRLLKRLDSYIPAVLQVPLIRRFVELTTLASGQNNEDQHGRIDGDISEEAAADSVSADQMVPEESTNGYQEVASQ from the exons ATGGCCATCAGTTACGAGCCCGGAAT CCGCTGCTGGATCCGAgacgaaaaagaaggaTGGGTGGGTGCCGAGGTGGTCGACCAGAAGACGGATGGTGAGAAGGTGACCATCAACCTGACACTGGAGAACGGCGAGGAAAAGTCGGTAGAGACCTCCGTATCTGTGCTCAAGTCGTCAGCCGAGGTCCCTCAGCTCCCCCTGCGAAACCCCCCCATTCTGGAGTCCACCGAAGACTTGACTTCCCTGTCCTATCTCAATGAGCCCAGTGTGCTGCACGCGATCCGAACCCGATACCAGATGCTCAACATTTACACCTACTCGGGAATCGTGCTTATTGCCACCAACCCTTTTCAGCGGGTCGACAACCTCTACACCCCCGACATTATCCAGGCCTACGCCGGCAAGACCCGTGGTGAGCTTGAGCCCCATCTGTTCGCCATTGCCGAGGACGCCTACCGATGCATGCTGcgagacaagaaggaccagACCATTGTGGTGTCAGGAGAGTCCGGAGCAGGAAAGACCGTGTCTGCAAAGTACATTATGCGGTACTTTGCCACAGTGGAGGATCCGCTAGCACCACGAAAACGCGACGTGTCACAAGGTGACTCACTGTCCCACGTCGAGGAGCAGATTCTCGCCACCAACCCCATCATGGAGGCCTTTGGTAACGCCAAGACCACCCGAAACGACAACTCGTCGCGGTTCGGCAAATATCTGGAGAtcaacttcaacaaggacgtGGACATTGTGGGTGCTCGAATCCGAACCTTCTTGCTGGAGCGATCTCGTCTCGTGTTCCAGCCTGCCACAGAGCGAAACTACCACATCTTTTACCAGCTGGTCAAGGGTGCCTCTCCCGAGCTTGCCAAGGCTCTAGGTGTCGAGGGAGGTGTTCCGGCCTTTCGATACCTCAACCAAGGAGGTAATGATACCATTGAAGGCGTGGACGACAGCGAGGAATTCAAGCTGACCGGTGCGTCTCTCGAGACTATTGGCATCGCCAAACCCGAGCAAGAGAGCCTGTGGAACATTCTGGCTGGTATTCTGCACATTGGTAACATTGAAATTGGCCAGACCCGTCAGGACGCGGTTCTGTCATCCGACGAGCCCTCTCTTATCAAGGCTTgtgagctgctgcagatTGACCCTGTCCAGTTTGCCAAATGGATCACCAAGAAACAGATTGTGACGCGAGCCGACAAGATCGTGTCCAACCAGACTCACAAGCAGTCGTTGGTGGTGCGTGACTCCGTGTCCAAGCACATTTACACGTCACTGTTCGACTGGCTGGTCAGCGAGCTCAATGGCGGCCTGTGCGACCCCAAAGTGCAGGAACAGGTCGAGACCTTCATTGGTGTACTGGATATTTTTGGTTTCGAGCacttcaagaagaactcGTTTGAACAGTTCTGCATCAACTACGCCAACGAAAAGCTGCAACAGGAATTCAACCAGCACGTGTTCAAGCTCGAGCAGGACGAGTACGTGCAGGAGGAAATCAACTGGACCTTCATTGACTTTTCCGACAACCAGCCTTGTATCGACCTGATCGAGGCAAAGCTGGGTATCCTCTCTCTGCTTGACGAGGAGTCGCGTCTCCCCGCCGGTAGCGACGATGGCTGGTGCACCAAGCTGTACCAGCAGCTAGATAATCCGCAGAACAAGCATTTCAAGAAGCCGCGGTTCGGCAACACGTCGTTTGTGGTTGCCCACTACGCCCAGGACGTCAACTATGAGGCCGAAGGctttgtggagaagaaccgTGACGCTGTGCCTGATGAGCACCTCGAGGTTCTCATGGCCACCAAGAATGATTTCCTCAAGAACATTCTGGATGTGGCTGCCAACATTGCTGCTGAGAATGCCCCTGCTGCTCCTACCAAGCCTGGCCTGCGAGCCCCCAAGAAGCCTACTTTAGGCCGAATTTTCAAGGGCTCACTCATTGACCTGATGACCAccatcaactccaccaacgtGCACTACATTCGGTGCATCAAGCCCAatgaggagaaggccgcCTGGTCGTTCTCTGCCCCCATCGTGCTTTCTCAGCTGCGAGCCTGTGGTGTGCTTGAGACCATTCGAATCTCGTGTGCCGGCTTCCCATCCCGATGGTCCTACGAGGAGTTCATTTCCCGATACTACATGCTGGTCCCTTCTGCTGAGTGGGCCTCCATGGAGGTGCGAGATCTGTGCAACCTAATTCTAGAAaagaccatcaaggaggaggacaaaTTCCAACTCGGAAAGACCAAAATCTTTTTCCGAGCAGGAATGCTCGCCTACCTGGAGCGGCTGCGATCCGACCGGCTCAACGAGTGTGCTATTGTCATCCAGAAGAATGTGCGAAAGCGGTTCTACCGACAAAAGTATCTCGACACCCGACAGTCGATTATCGCTGCCCAGACGCTCTTCCGAGCCCACATTGCTCGAGAGAGGTTCCAGGAGCTGCGAAAGGAGCAGGCTGCTGTCAAAATCCAATCTGCGTGGAGAGGCTTCTCTGGTCGACGAGACttcaagcagcagcgagaGGGCATTGTCCGGCTGCAGGCCATCTTCCGGGGTGTTCTTGTGCGACGAAACATCCAGGAGGTGGCCCACAAGGGTGCTGCTTTGACCATTCAGCGAAACTTCCGAGGATATGTGGCTCGAAAGGAGTACCGTAACAAGCTGCAGAACATTGTGCTCATCCAGTCGCTGatccgacgacgacaggCCAAGCAAcagctcaagcagctcaaggtCGAGGCCAAGTCCGAGAAGCACTTCAAGGAGGTGCAGTACCGACTGGAGAACAAGGTGGTCGAGCTCACCCAGAGTCTGACCGCCAAGCGGgacgagaacaagaagTTGCTGGCCGAGATGGACATGCTGAACGCccgatctgctgctgccaccgCCAAGTCCACCGAGAACTCTTCTCGggtcgaggagctggagaatgccgctgaggagaaggagcgagCCCaccaggaggaggttcAAACCATGGAGCTGAAGCTGGCTGCGTTGGATAAGCAATACCAGGCGTCCGTTGCGCAGCTgaccgagctggaggacgcCAACGCTGCTCTGAAGCAGGAGCTCGaggccaagaccaaggaaGTCGCTGACAAGATTGAGGCCACCAACGTGCACATTGACACCAACAAATCTCTGAGcgagcagctggagcaggCCAAGCACGAGATTGAGAAACTCAAGCAGAACGGCGTGGTTGCCTCTGATATGGCCTCAGTGTCTCCTGTTCGAGGCACTCCTGGCACAGCAATGAACGCCAAGCGACGAAACATCAAGCGTCGATCTCTCACCTCTGCTGGCATCGTTGacggtgctgctgctttcACTCCCCGACCTTCTGCCGCCGGCGCTGCTGCCGGTGCTGCCATGGGAGCTGCTGCCGGTGCCAACGCTGAGCAGATGATGGCTTCTCTCGGAGTCAATGGCcagattgagcagctgctcgagtCCCAGAGCGACGAGCTGTATGATGAAGTGATCGAGGGTCTGATCCACAAACTCAACATCCCCATCCCCCACACGTCGGATGACCAGTTTCTGCCTCGAGAGGTGCTCTTCCCCGCCCACATTCTTAACCTGATCACCTCGGAGATGTGGCGGCTTGGCTTTATCAAGGAGTCCGAGCGGTTCCTGGCCCGAGTCATGGAGGCCATCCAGAAGCacattctggagctcaGCGGCGAGGCCGTGATCTACCCCGGCGCATTCTGGCTGTCCAACGTGCACGAGATCATGTCTTTCGTGTGTCTTGCCCAGGCCAACATTGCCCAGAACGTGGACATTATGGACGAGATgggcgagtacgagttcCAGCAGTACGGACGTCTGGTACACGTGGTCAAGGCCGATCTGGAGAACTTGGAGTTTAACATTTATCACACATGGAtgaaggagctcaagaagctaCTGGACAAGATGATTGTGCCCGCCATTGTGCTGTCACAGGCTCTCCCTGGTTTCATGACCACAGACTCCAACGGCCGTTTCCTCGCCAAGATGTTCACCTCCAACGTGTCCTACTCCATGGATGATCTGCTCAACTTGTTTAACAAGGTGTACAAGGCCATGACCTGCTACTTCAACGAGAAGCACAGCGTGCGACAGTCGTTGATGGAGTTGCTGTCCATGATTGGCGTCAAGGCCTTCAACGACCTGCTTATGCGAAAGAACTTCCTGTCGTGGAAGCGAGGTCTGCAGATCAACTACAACATCACCCGAATCGAGGAGTGGTGCAAGTCGCATGACATTGCCGACGGCGTGGTCAAGTTGGAGCACCTTATGCAGTCCGcgaagctgctgcagctcaagaagtCGACTCTGGAGGATATTGAGATCATCTACGACATTTGCTGGATTCTCACTCCCTCTCAGATCCATCGTCTGATTGGCCAGTACCTGTCTGCTGACTACGAGGCTCCCATCTCGTCCGAGATTATGAACACAATCTCCGAAAAGgtcaagctggagaagaacgctgttcttctgctggagaCTTCTCCTCTGGAGGACTCTGGTCCGTTTGAGATCTGCGAGCCCCGTCTGCTCAAGCGGCTGGACTCGTACATCCCTGCAGTCTTGCAGGTGCCTCTGATCCGTCGATTTGTGGAGCTTACGACCTTGGCGTCTGGGCAAAACAACGAGGACCAGCATGGGAGGATTGATGGTGATATCTCTGAGGAAGCGGCTGCCGATAGTGTCAGTGCCGATCAAATGGTACCGGAAGAGTCCACCAACGGCTACCAAGAAGTGGCAAGCCAATAA
- a CDS encoding uncharacterized protein (Compare to YALI0E00242g, similar to Saccharomyces cerevisiae GCV3 (YAL044C); ancestral locus Anc_7.25, similar to uniprot|P39726 Saccharomyces cerevisiae YAL044c GCV3 glycine decarboxylase subunit H): MLRTLARSSLRFAPRATMAPTMAPLTMMRLNHTLIKGSIPDKYSNKYTLKFTEDHDWVAFHEDGVAFIGITKYAAEALGDATFVEVEEAGNEIEKDDAFGNVESVKATNDIIAPFDFEVVESNFDVADTPSLINKEPNGNGYLAKVKPIEGAEETEGLLTAEEYDEFLKNAH, translated from the coding sequence atgctTCGAACTCTGGCCCGATCTTCCCTCCGATTCGCTCCCCGAGCCACCATGGCTCCTACAATGGCTCCTCTGACCATGATGCGACTCAACCACACCCTCATCAAGGGCTCCATTCCCGACAAGTactccaacaagtacacccTCAAGTTCACCGAGGATCACGACTGGGTTGCCTTCCACGAGGACGGCGTTGCCTTCATTGGTATCACCAAGTACGCTGCTGAGGCCCTTGGAGATGCCACTTtcgttgaggttgaggaggccGGTAACGAGATCGAGAAGGACGATGCTTTTGGAAACGTCGAGTCCGTCAAGGCTACCAACGACATCATTGCTCCCTTCGACTTCGAGGTGGTCGAGTCTAACTTTGACGTTGCCGACACTCCCTctctcatcaacaaggagccCAACGGAAACGGTTACCTCGCCAAGGTCAAGCCCATCGAGGGTGCCGAGGAGACTGAGGGTCTGCTCACTGCCGAGGAGTACGATGAGTTCCTCAAGAACGCCCACTAA